The Ananas comosus cultivar F153 linkage group 6, ASM154086v1, whole genome shotgun sequence genome segment ggatgaaaatagtcaaaatgctaaatctaacggcggaaaacttgatagcactaaacgcttggtactatcgatagtattccaaccaGACTATCTATAAAAACCTATGAAAACCCATGCTCTTTTGTCCACGTGACGATATTAGCTTAATGTTGTGCTTTTGTGGGACCTACCTATCATACTAAATTACCTCCCTAAATGCCGCTCGCCCCCTAGATGCCTCTCCAACTCCTGATGCGTCCTCTCTAGACAGAAAATTGAACCAAATTCATTGTCGGTCCTTCTTCCCGTCGCGCCTTTTTGGTTAGCAACACTTTGTTCCTGCAGATTAATCCCACTCCGGTTGCAAAAATGGTTAGGATTCATTCTCTATACTCTCTTCGACTCCTCGGATATTCGTATTTGTTGAATCCGAATGATCATTTTACATTAAATGCGATTTATTTTACCTATATAATATgcctctataaaatttttatttgcagcaaaaAAACTCAATTTCTCTGCTAGTGCTATTTTCTTCTCTGATTTGGTTTCCacctttcatttttatttttatttttgtttgaatttcaatttggccacttattattttttaaaaaaatacttaataatttttactttgtctCAAGAAATTGACTATCTGTGTACAGTTGATCTGTGATTGATTGCCTCAGATTTTGTAAGTTCTctgatttaatttttatgtatatacttttttttttgccttccaATTTATTGCTGtgaataatttagaaatttatattttaccccGGTCCTCATCGTAATGCTATTATATATGACATAATCTAATTTGGTTgccaatttaaaaatatttttgcaataattatttaaagaaTTATTTTGTGCTAATCAGAatgcttttatatatgatttttttgcaaaaaaatttgtatatgtatttaatttgtttagaaTATCAATTCTAAACATTAACCTATTGGTTATAAATTTAGGCATTACATAGTCAAAGCATGATAAAATAAATTgtccattgaaaaaaaaaaaaaaaaaacaagtataaGACCAttaaaaacaaagagagaacaTCAAGctgtaaagagaaaaaaaaaataaaaaattcctaCCAACAATTCTTCAATGTCGttgttatatttatatctatatatatatatatagtagagctccTGTGCCTTTTAAAAGACAGGAGCTCTTGTGCTTGCATTTTGCACCGTTGATCGCTTCGCCTCGAGATTCGGCACACAGTTAAAGGGTGAACTAGACGGAACGGCAAATAGCGTcgttcctcttctctcttctctacaCGTGaacccactctctctctttcctctagcaacccaccctctctctctctctctctttctctcttctctttctttctctctgttTTCCCTACCAGATCtatagatcttttttttttttctttttcttacctccatcctcttcttctttccctttcATCCCGGACGCCGCTCCAGCCACCGACGCCTTGTCGGGCCGCGGCGCTACAGGATcgctcctctctctttttctccctctctggTTCCCAAACCAGAaccatttttcctttttttttttcattttctccctccatctctcttcctcttttcccttctctACGGTGGTGGTCCACGCCGACACCTTCCGGGCTGCAGCGCTACTCGATCCCGGACGCGCCGACGCCTTCCGCGCCGACGCCTTCTAGGCCTTCCAGGCAGCGCGCTATACGATCGCTCCCGGCCGCGGTGTGCTCCCTCGGCCCTGTGAGGATCGATCCCAGGCAACGAAGGCGTATATTATCCTCCAACTGCGCAACCAAGGTATTCATATTTAAGTGAAATGGTCTTCCTTTGTGTGGAAGGTCACTACCATTGTCACATTGCTATTAATTAGATTAAGAGGAACTCACCATTAAAAGAGGCTATCAACAacttgtctctctctctctctctctctctatatatatatatagagtccagctatggtgcttgtaaaagtaccaagcacttggtgcttgtaagttttttaccttTAGATCTattcctcggatcattttcaaccattagattatactattcaaccaaccacccactaaaccctagacGGCCtaatcattctaaccacacatctcttaatccaatggctaaaaatctacaagcaccaataacttggtacttttaaaagcataggagctcaattctatatatatatagagagagagagaaactaggctactatgctattaatagcaccaagtcattggtgctaccgtttttggccattggattaagagatgtgcggttggGATGCTataggccccctagggttgagtgggtggttggttgaatagtatgatctaacgggtaaaaatgatcaaaatagtagatctaacggcggaaaacttggtagcaccaagtgcttcgtgctattaatagcatagaagccggactatatatatatatatatatatgtagagagagagagagagtgaggctactatgcttctggaagcatggagccttccgtgcttctaggtcgtttttgatgttgcgactttcaaatcgtcgatcggctccattaaacttaatctagagtatttgaagaacctagaaaataaattttgcaaattttcgatatcatttgcctagtaaactaaggggctcaaaatcaacggctgaaaataaaaatcttacaaaatgtgataatatgacattaaaattttagatcaaagatatttatcttgttttatatagtataaagaattttctatcaaaatttcacgtgatttggatatttctataccgttaaacttgcaaacggctcactacggccattaaaattattgattttgagcccattcgatcactaggcaaatgatatcgaaaaatcataaaatttattttctaagtacttcaaatactttagatcaagtttaacagagctgATCGATGATTCAAAAaccgcaacatcgaaaacgacctggaagcacggaaggctccgtgcttccagaagcatagtagcctcactcatatatatatatatatatatatatatatatataggtgcaaAGTACTCATACTAGTATATGGTATTCTCATGATGTGTTGGAATCATGTAGATGATTGACATGCAATTACTTGCTCATGAATAATGGACATATGCTAAGTATAGTGGAAAcccaatgtcataaagtggcactGAACTTGGAGTATGTATGGACTTAGTAAGCTacaatgtcataaagggacATTGAGCTTAGAATATGTTTGGTATTTGGTAAactataatgtcataaagtggcattagatTAGTAAATGATGGAACCGTTACATTGTAACATAGAGCTAGACCTTTGGGGTTGCTAGTATTATACCATATTGAGACATGATGATCGagtacttgagatgatgattacgcttgcttgccatttgtgctcattcgcacatgcttgtgagggtcgctccccacaagccggcactccggagttggcctacgcgatatatgctcgcccgtgcggtaTTGGGTTCCATACTGGGTCACCGAGGGATAGTCACATTCCTACGGAGGATGCTGGGCTCCCCGGAGCCATTAGGCGCCACAAGCGGACTACACTGGTGTAGGTCTTCGATTGGAATTGGAAAATGACAAAGAAACAACTAAGTGACattcactacttgatagtaagTATTGGTTGGGCATATTATTACACTAGTTGGACTTAGTGATATATTGGTGAACTATGCTTGGTGCATATTTACATTTATGATGATCATGTTTAGAACATACTAGTGTACTCCTTAGATATACTCGATCATGATAGATTAGCAACTTTTCATGTTCATATCATGTTAAACTTGTGACATCCTAACTTAGCCAAATTAATTGTTGTatttatatacatgttgttTATTATAGTTCTTATACCTCTTTAGCCTAGTGGAGTATTTTCGCTGAGGTCAGCGgtttacccactgggaactattgtttaatagttctcacgccctctgtttgttgttttatttcagagccttccacgctgGGAGAGGCTCAGGACCGCAGCAAGGGTGTCGCTTCGGGCTAGATAGCGAAGGTTCCGCTTTAGGTGGCTtacctttcttttgttttattttggagaggatgAGTGTGTTGTACCTATGTGTAGAGGCCACCATTTTTGGATATTTAGCACTTGTACTTGGATCAtttgttgtactactttatggtttatgctagttgtttagttttttttttttatctatccaCTTGCTTCTAGAATTTAGTTAAAATCATattctgatatctctagatgttgttCATTTTTGGATATTCTGATATCTCTagaatttagttaaaattttttaaaaattgcagGATTTTTTATTTCACCTAAAGCGACACTGAATAtaaatttcacaaaattttataattgtaatCCACACGGACCCGTAGGGGGtatttggattgacgaatctcTAAATGCAATGTAACTCAAGTGTAGTGGTATTGGAGTTTTCCTGAAGTGTAGTTATTTTTTCATTGTTTATTTTGACATAACTCATACAtcctgaaaattaaatttaggcacttgttttgtttgttttggtaTAACTTGATACTAATATAACtagttttttgagttttattatttgttttgatgtaagtaaataAATCTAGTTATCTCGTAAATATAATGGTAAACTTATCCCCACAAAATccaacatattaaattattaaattctccattattatttaaaggtaattctaacccaaTTGTAAAgaggtaattctaacccattgtaaagtagagtttaggttttaatatttaattaattttttagaaaaagttgAGTGTGGTGAAATTCGAGTTCGGCACTCTAGAGGTGGAAGTCAAGAATAGATGAAGTGGAGGTCTAACGTAACTtaagttacattatttttttgacttataccaAAGCAAACGCCGGAAATAATGGAACTTTTCCATCCTTCCGCTTACTCCAAGACAAACGGGCCTACTCCAAGCCAAACGGGTCTACTCCAtgccaaacgggcccttaatgTATGACACTAACCAATATCAATATACCCACCCGataaatcaaaatttgcaaTCTATCTATATCAGCTTTCCAGTTAAAAGCAGTCATCGCAGTTGTATCTTCGCAAATTCAAATATTCATCCAGTTGCAGGactcaaaaaagaataaaaataacagatttttcttttttagaagcCTCGGGCAAGAGATTCTCTAATTCTACCTAATTGTTTCAGAGAATAAAATTACTACTCAAAGGCAAATATTTCTGAATGAAAGTTTTCCAGTCATCATTCCTCCAAATTTTCACATCATGTAGGGAGAGTTGTATACAAAGATATCACAGAACCAATGCctgaataaaaatttgaaattatccCCCTTAGAATTCCCGACCAGTATTTAATAACGAAAGAGGCCAATGATGCATTAAATAATTACTCAATAATGATACAAAAATGTTATATCATACAAGGAAAGAAGAAACATCTATGCTGCCAAGTCGTATTGAGGCAATGGAAATAAATACAACATAATAAGATTAACTTTCAGCAGCGTAGTACTGAGGAGCTAGTTCGGGCAACCACAATGGATCTATCCTCGTCACATTTCTGACATAATTTTGAGTTGTGTAAACCAATTCGTTGAAGATGATGCAATCCGGCTTTGGCTTTATTTCAGATAATACCGAAGAAGGATGGATATGCACGCTCTGACCACTAGCCGTAGTCCTGAAAAACATTGGGAGTGAGGCCAACAGAGaccatatacatacatgcaaCAGAAATTAAATGGCTTTAGATAGTCAATGAAACTTTCATACTTAAATCTTAATGATGAAACAAGAATGCATAATTCGGGAAATCAAGCACTGGTTTCATTGAGATGAGCATGTAAGTAAATTTCAATTAAGTtctcaacttttaaattgaAGCACTCAACAACTGCAATAATTTAAGTGTTTCGTTATCATTCCTTTCATCAACTCCATTAAGTCAGACCATGATGCGAGCACGGCTACTTTTTCATTCTAAATGAAAAGTCACTGCGGCTATTATCTGTGGCAGCCGTATTGGTATTTCCGCTAAACTGTCTAGACTAGTTTGGAAACACTTTGATGCTTTACAGTGCTCAATACATTCAAAAGCACTTGGAACAAACTCCGATCTTCTGGTACTGAGAAATGACAGTGGGAAGCCTCCACCTCAGAATCACCAGGTGAGAAGTTTTCCAGTAGAGGTTTCCACCGCTATTCTGTAGCATTGAAAGCGTAGAGCTTCCTAGCACTTACAGTTTTTGTGGGGAGTATAAAGCGTTAAAGCAGCTGCTTTCAGAGAATACAATTCCAAGTTTGGTCTCAATGGGGGTTGAACAATCGTAGGAAAGCATCTAAGTGAGCTTAGGGTGTCCACTGCTTATGTTCAAGTAATTTCGTATTCAACCCAGGATATGCAACAAATATTGAAATGCAACTAGTTTGTGCTGTTATCAGGTTGATCCACTAGATGCTTATTGGATCGTGAAACAACTGACCAGGTGACTAAACCAAAAAATTCTCTTTCATTGGCTTTGCATCAATTTCCTTACATTTACTTCTATGGTGTTAAAAACAAACCTATATAATATATCTGGTCCGCCGACCAAGAAACAATTGACCACGTGTGTAGACCAAAATATTCTCTCTTTCATTGGCTTTACATCAATTTCCTTAAGTTTACTTGTAGGTTAAAAACAAACCTGTATGATCTATCTGGTTCTCTCCTTGCTGCATTGAGGAAGAAAGAGGCAGTAAGGCATCTGCGGAAGTGAAGCATGTCGTCCCCACATGATGACAGAACAAGGCCCATTTGCTCTACATGCCCTTTGATTTGACTGTTAAATTGtaaaaagataaaacaaaaaaaaaaaatgaataaacaaGTTATGCAAAGGGTTCAtccttcaaatttgaaaataaaagaaaatataggtCCAAATTTTCACAGCTTTAAGAACTAAACTGATGACAATATCAGATAAACGACAACAAACCCCAAAAAACATTTGCCGAGTTTTACATCAAGCTGTTATGCAAATCTAACATCTAATGAGTTTTGAATAACTTGAATTTCTTCGATAAGTTGGATTTTGATGCTCCCATCTTCAGGCATCACAATGGCCACAATTGCCTAGCAAATCGGTAAATATCGCCCAAAGCATTTATTTTGGCCAAATATTTACTCCAAACAGTACTATCTCCCAATACATGAGTTGAATGAAGACAAAtgtttgaatgaaaatgaaaCGCTGATGCAAGTACATCAAGAAGGGTAAGCTCTTCGTAACCAAAAATAATGATGAGAATAATGCAGCTAACCTGTGAACATCTCGAGCATGCCTTAGAGCACGGTAATTGATGAAGTTCTCCCTGCACCATTTGTTTAGAGCCTTTTCCACCGCTTTCTCTTTCATCTTTGCATTTTTGCTTTTCTCCAAGCATTCCGCAGATGCCCGATATACATTCACCAAAGCAATATGGTCCCCTTCGGGGCTTGAAAATCTCTTCTTCGCAGCATTTGCCTATGCAAGAAATAAGACAAATGAAACTAAAATAAGATTATTGCATAGAATTCTTCTTTGTTTCATGTAAAAGAAGTACAATATCAGGATATGATTCGAGACATAAATTGGGATACGTGTCCATTATAGTTTCCCAGAGTTTCAGTTGATGTGATTCGGCCGTGTTATGCATTATCTAGGCGTCAAGGACATGGATACAAGCACGGATACGAGATACGGGACACGACACGACTCGGTCACACCGACTCaacaacttttttaaaaaaataggacAAGCTCACGGCACGGACATAGctaataatacatataatattattagggataatatctaatatgcctttcaaaagttcaaaaatatcatatttatccCTAGATAACCAAAATGCCCttattcttttcaaaaaattccttcaaatataccctttccCTCTAGGGTATTTTGGATATTGAGGgtaaaacttgaaaatttttaataatagtaaGGGGAATATAAGCAAAAGCCCCatatcattaataataatatatgttaattatatataaaatattaattttgctaaatatttgttatatttctcatatGAATGAAAGTTGGTAAAATTCAcattgatagttcatatataCTAAAGAAAGAAATTCTCcatcatacataatttatttatatcgtCCAAAAAGAGTTCCTAAGCATTcatcaaaaacccaaaatataATCATCTAACATAATATACacataaaaatagtaaaataaaaatatatatatttttatgggATGCGTCATAGACGCGTGTCGCGCGTGCTCGTCGGATTCCACGCTTGTCCATGGCACGTCCGCATTGGACATGAGTCCAACATGGACACGCGTGTCTGATACGGATAAGCGAGGCTTATAGCTGCATCCATGATACATAGGGCATTATTAAATAACGATCTTTTTGGTGGTATTGTAGAGATATAGTACTATTCGATGAAGAGATGTTTAAACTGCACTACAAGAGGAAGCACTGATCAATGTTTAAATTGTACAACTAGAGGAAGTACTTCATAAAAATAACACATGCAGCTTTTGTCTATAGAAGAAGTAGAAATTCCAAATAAGAACTTTTCTTTTAGGACTAAGAATCTCATTTTAGTTTCTTGCCGCACCAATAACTACAACCTTTTCTATTTGTGCCTGAAGCTGAATGTATAAGTAAAAGCGAGAATACAAAGACACCAGCCAAAAAGTGTAAGAAAAAGAAGCTAAATAGAATAAACTGAGTCAACCAGTCCAAGCAGATGACTCAGCTTGTCAATATATCCAGCACTATAGTGCATACCTCTTCCATCTTATCACAAGGAGAGTAGAAAATAGATTCCACAGAAAGCATCGAAACCGCTATCAACATTTCTTCCAAGCACTTGAACTCACTGGCCACAATGAGTGCCTTAGAGTACATAGGGTCCAAAGGAAGCCTGGCCATTTGATCGCCAACTGGATCCGACAGCTTGCACTCATCCGTCAGAGCCCCTTGTAGGAGCAACTGCTCCAGAGATTTCACTATAGCTGTCCTGCAAATAAGACATCAAACATATTCGTAACTAGCGTAAGAAATTATTAGACCTCCAAGAAAAATTCAGCAGAACAAATCACTCAAACAAATTAGGAATGCCTTTCAATATTTGATCACAGTAAGgacatttttgttttcttccgTGCACACAATGTGTAATTCAAAAGCAGCTTCCCATGCGTAAGTAAAGCAGCTTCCTGACCACAAGGTTATTATTCTGATGaagtgattaaatttaataaagtaTCATTTTCCCATGATGTAAAAAGGTAGTTTGCCTGGAGACCAGCTGAGAAAATGGATAAAATTCGATTTCCTGTTAATGAAATTGAAGGTCTTTCTGTTAGAAGGAAAAGCATTGGAACGACTGAAATAGTTTTCCAACTTCGGTGAAAAGGGAGAAGTGTTTCTTTTTTAAGTGCATACGATTTATTACGCTCACTTAAATGATAGCCTATCAGCTAAGAATTCACATCTTCAGCAAACCAAGCCAAGACTTCAGCTCCTCAGAAAACCAAGCGATAGACAACATACATGTTAAAAAAGATATCAGGATTCACCTTGAAGGCTTTTCCATgaaatcaaaccctaatataTCATCAATCCCAAGGGCTTTGAGCTGTAGTACAACATTCACAAGGTTGCACCTTTTGATCTCTGGAACTGTAGAATCCTTCAGTTCACTAAAAGCACTTTCTGTATACAACCGAAAACATTTCCCTGGGCCCTCCCGACCAGCACGACCACTACATGCAACACGAACAAAGTGTGGTAAGAAAATATTTAGTTTCATATCCTAGTCATTTATCAAGCAAGTTAGTAAACAAACAGATTGACTTATCTTTCTGGTCAGGTCAAGTAAACCACATGCAAGACTATATGCAACCATCTAGACAACTGATATACAGGCTTTCAGCAACAGTATGAAAAGGATTTCAATAGCATTTAgcatctctattttttttgttttgaagcaataaaatttgaaagaacAATAAAAATACATGTAAATTGGTCAACAATTTCAATACTGACAGTAGAGTAAAGAACGAGGCATATTCAAAAATGTAATAGTAAATTGGCAACGTAAAAGGGATGAAAAACCTCTATTTGATGGAGGATTCATTTATTAGTGAATAGCATTGATTTGATGACATCCAACGCCGCATACAAATCAAGAAATTGCTATTCACATGAACATGCTAAACAACTCGCCAGGTCAAGATTCAAGGCTCTAAGAAGGATTTTCAAAGTCGATCTAACCAAGAAATATATCTTTGTTTCCAAGAATCACGATAGCATCAAGCTACAACATGCCCACATTCAAGTAAAAACGAAATCAAGGCGATCGAATTAGCACTCTCttctatataattattaacTAGTAAGTGCAATACTAACATCGTTAGTTATAaccaaaatgtaaatattaaCAAAACATGGATATCAACAGTTCCTAAAGCAAAAATATGACACATGACAAATACGCACATCACAAGACGATTACTGTAGTACAGCAATATTTAGCcaaattagacaaaaaaaaCGCATTATGAACAATGGTGATATCCAATAGGTGAAACCAAATTCTTATCATCATCCTGTAGGTCAAAACATGAAAATGCCTAACATTTTTACCTCCTCTGAAGAGCCTGTGCTTTTGAGATTTCACTGATGGTTAATGACTCCATTCCTGTCACTGGGTTGTAAGAACGTACTTTCACCCATCCAGGATCAATGACATACTTTATACCAGGTATTGTTACAGAAGTCTCAGCAATATTTGTTGCAAGAATAACCTAATAAACGAATGAAACAATTAGTGCcacaaaaatcatgaaaacacCCCCTATAGTTGCaaattcaaaacaaataaaCCAACAACAAGATGAAAATAAGATAATCCAAGGAAAAGATGTAGCACAATAAAAGAAACCTAGCATACTAAACAAAAGCCCAGCTTAGACATCAAAGCCAAACTTACAAATATAActgcatataaatattttagtcgCTACAAATCTAAAGTTAATAAATCATATTAACagcatccttttttttttgttttatgatGCTTACTACTTGTGTTGAATTATTTATTTGgcttttttcaattaatttaaatcatattaacagcatcctttttttttttgttttatgatTCCAATcttccaattttatttttagattgaaGTGATAGTTGTCTTGGGAGAAGGGAGAAGGATAAGATTATATAGGAAAATGTGACAAGAAAAGGCTTGGTAGCACTTGGTTTGAGAAAAAGATCTTCTACAAGGTAAAAGTAAATATATAGCTAGGAATCCTaacattttgtttcttttgtttcttttttctgtgGTATTGTAATGTGATAAAACCAGATAAAGCCTACACTACTGCGATGTTATAAACTAAACGAAGTCTACAATTTTTCCTTCACTAGCTTCTGTTAGTACAAAAACAACAGAAGCGAGATATATCCCTATGCTACCATAATGTTACAAAACTAtataagggcccgtttggcctagcttctaaaaaagtgatttctaaaaaagtgattttggtttggagaagtgattttggttaaaagctgtagagcgtttggctgagtttagataaaattgatttttctgaagtgattttgaaaaagctgtttgacaaattttttttgatgtttgcataaattaatatttttattcaattttattttaaaataatttaaaatctaaatttaaattttaattaaaattaaaatttttaaatttcaaaattg includes the following:
- the LOC109711752 gene encoding pre-mRNA-splicing factor ATP-dependent RNA helicase DEAH10-like isoform X3, whose amino-acid sequence is MPSVPNNVSTQNQQSGGGRKAHDDRRNQQSSAWRQWILHQRRSLPIASELPQFLYSAGFCHDGRVIGITQPRRVAAVTVAKRVAEECNVELGQRVGYSIRFEDVTSSSTRIKYMTDGLLLREALLDPYLSRYSIIIVDEAHERTVHTDVLLGLLKNVQLARSNSIVKQHNCGDVDNDGQDHNQTSTLRACQALKYTPLKLIIMSASLDARGFSEYFGGAKAVYVQGRQYPVEILYTYQPEKDYPDATLITIFQIHIEEGPGDILAFLTGQEEIESMDRLIHERVRQLPEGSNKLITVPIYSSLPSEQQMNVFKPAPSGFRKVILATNIAETSVTIPGIKYVIDPGWVKVRSYNPVTGMESLTISEISKAQALQRSGRAGREGPGKCFRLYTESAFSELKDSTVPEIKRCNLVNVVLQLKALGIDDILGFDFMEKPSRTAIVKSLEQLLLQGALTDECKLSDPVGDQMARLPLDPMYSKALIVASEFKCLEEMLIAVSMLSVESIFYSPCDKMEEANAAKKRFSSPEGDHIALVNVYRASAECLEKSKNAKMKEKAVEKALNKWCRENFINYRALRHARDVHSQIKGHVEQMGLVLSSCGDDMLHFRRCLTASFFLNAARREPDRSYRTTASGQSVHIHPSSVLSEIKPKPDCIIFNELVYTTQNYVRNVTRIDPLWLPELAPQYYAAES
- the LOC109711752 gene encoding pre-mRNA-splicing factor ATP-dependent RNA helicase DEAH10-like isoform X1, whose amino-acid sequence is MPSVPNNVSTQNQQSGGGRKAHDDRRNQQSSAWRQWILHQRRSLPIASVEKRIVEEVKKNDTLIVVGETGSGKTTQLPQFLYSAGFCHDGRVIGITQPRRVAAVTVAKRVAEECNVELGQRVGYSIRFEDVTSSSTRIKYMTDGLLLREALLDPYLSRYSIIIVDEAHERTVHTDVLLGLLKNVQLARSNSIVKQHNCGDVDNDGQDHNQTSTLRACQALKYTPLKLIIMSASLDARGFSEYFGGAKAVYVQGRQYPVEILYTYQPEKDYPDATLITIFQIHIEEGPGDILAFLTGQEEIESMDRLIHERVRQLPEGSNKLITVPIYSSLPSEQQMNVFKPAPSGFRKVILATNIAETSVTIPGIKYVIDPGWVKVRSYNPVTGMESLTISEISKAQALQRSGRAGREGPGKCFRLYTESAFSELKDSTVPEIKRCNLVNVVLQLKALGIDDILGFDFMEKPSRTAIVKSLEQLLLQGALTDECKLSDPVGDQMARLPLDPMYSKALIVASEFKCLEEMLIAVSMLSVESIFYSPCDKMEEANAAKKRFSSPEGDHIALVNVYRASAECLEKSKNAKMKEKAVEKALNKWCRENFINYRALRHARDVHSQIKGHVEQMGLVLSSCGDDMLHFRRCLTASFFLNAARREPDRSYRTTASGQSVHIHPSSVLSEIKPKPDCIIFNELVYTTQNYVRNVTRIDPLWLPELAPQYYAAES
- the LOC109711752 gene encoding pre-mRNA-splicing factor ATP-dependent RNA helicase DEAH10-like isoform X2, which codes for MPSVPNNVSTQNQQSGGGRKAHDDRRNQQSRQWILHQRRSLPIASVEKRIVEEVKKNDTLIVVGETGSGKTTQLPQFLYSAGFCHDGRVIGITQPRRVAAVTVAKRVAEECNVELGQRVGYSIRFEDVTSSSTRIKYMTDGLLLREALLDPYLSRYSIIIVDEAHERTVHTDVLLGLLKNVQLARSNSIVKQHNCGDVDNDGQDHNQTSTLRACQALKYTPLKLIIMSASLDARGFSEYFGGAKAVYVQGRQYPVEILYTYQPEKDYPDATLITIFQIHIEEGPGDILAFLTGQEEIESMDRLIHERVRQLPEGSNKLITVPIYSSLPSEQQMNVFKPAPSGFRKVILATNIAETSVTIPGIKYVIDPGWVKVRSYNPVTGMESLTISEISKAQALQRSGRAGREGPGKCFRLYTESAFSELKDSTVPEIKRCNLVNVVLQLKALGIDDILGFDFMEKPSRTAIVKSLEQLLLQGALTDECKLSDPVGDQMARLPLDPMYSKALIVASEFKCLEEMLIAVSMLSVESIFYSPCDKMEEANAAKKRFSSPEGDHIALVNVYRASAECLEKSKNAKMKEKAVEKALNKWCRENFINYRALRHARDVHSQIKGHVEQMGLVLSSCGDDMLHFRRCLTASFFLNAARREPDRSYRTTASGQSVHIHPSSVLSEIKPKPDCIIFNELVYTTQNYVRNVTRIDPLWLPELAPQYYAAES
- the LOC109711752 gene encoding pre-mRNA-splicing factor ATP-dependent RNA helicase DEAH10-like isoform X4, with the protein product MPSVPNNVSTQNQQSGGGRKAHDDRRNQQSRQWILHQRRSLPIASELPQFLYSAGFCHDGRVIGITQPRRVAAVTVAKRVAEECNVELGQRVGYSIRFEDVTSSSTRIKYMTDGLLLREALLDPYLSRYSIIIVDEAHERTVHTDVLLGLLKNVQLARSNSIVKQHNCGDVDNDGQDHNQTSTLRACQALKYTPLKLIIMSASLDARGFSEYFGGAKAVYVQGRQYPVEILYTYQPEKDYPDATLITIFQIHIEEGPGDILAFLTGQEEIESMDRLIHERVRQLPEGSNKLITVPIYSSLPSEQQMNVFKPAPSGFRKVILATNIAETSVTIPGIKYVIDPGWVKVRSYNPVTGMESLTISEISKAQALQRSGRAGREGPGKCFRLYTESAFSELKDSTVPEIKRCNLVNVVLQLKALGIDDILGFDFMEKPSRTAIVKSLEQLLLQGALTDECKLSDPVGDQMARLPLDPMYSKALIVASEFKCLEEMLIAVSMLSVESIFYSPCDKMEEANAAKKRFSSPEGDHIALVNVYRASAECLEKSKNAKMKEKAVEKALNKWCRENFINYRALRHARDVHSQIKGHVEQMGLVLSSCGDDMLHFRRCLTASFFLNAARREPDRSYRTTASGQSVHIHPSSVLSEIKPKPDCIIFNELVYTTQNYVRNVTRIDPLWLPELAPQYYAAES